The proteins below are encoded in one region of Triticum aestivum cultivar Chinese Spring chromosome 1B, IWGSC CS RefSeq v2.1, whole genome shotgun sequence:
- the LOC123147780 gene encoding galactoside 2-alpha-L-fucosyltransferase, producing the protein MDVERSSSDAARDTPSSSSSQADLKTVKTRRRLPGRPKSFVPAVCVLAATVLAVVVFSADSPWSFVQDAPPSDLTADQLLDGLLTAEFSKRSCRSRYEFASYHEKKKNASHKPSPYLLGKLRRHEALQKRCGPGTAPYRAAVWQLKSGKGAAATDCRYLVSISYRGLGNRMLATASAFLYAVLTDRVLLVHQYKHDVDALFCEPFPGTTWLLPSGWSFPLGHLRDYGSGSKESLGNMLKANVISVGANGNASWSDSGDRRPPFVYLHLEGGYDFHDKLFYCDEHQRLLHGAPWLLMKTDSYLVPGLLLVPSFQDEFGRMFPEKDMAFYHLGRYLFHPVNYVWRAVTSYYRANLAGAGQRVGIQIRVFRKKQTPLQHVLDQVLSCVRREKLLPEITSSSNINASDQAVLVTSLSSWYYERIREEYGGGRVAGGVHQPSHEGRQKRGDTSHDRRALSEMYLLSTCDVLVTTGFSTFGYVAQGLSGIRPWIMPSTPMWSESDTADTKVVPEPPCVRAMSVEPCFHSPSYYDCTARRDVDVGKVVPYVRHCEDVSWGIKIANQSS; encoded by the exons ATGGACGTCGAGAGAAGCAGCAGCGACGCCGCAAGGGACACGCCGTCGTCGTCCTCATCGCAGGCCGACCTGAAGACCGTGAAGACGCGGCGGCGGCTTCCAGGCCGCCCCAAGAGCTTCGTGCCAGCGGTCTGCGTCCTGGCCGCAACGGTGCTCGCAGTtgtcgtcttctccgccgactcgcCCTGGTCATTCGTGCAAG ATGCACCTCCATCCGACCTCACCGCCGACCAGCTCCTCGACGGCCTGCTCACCGCAGAATTCAGCAAGCGGTCGTGTCGGAGCCGGTACGAGTTCGCCAGCTACCACGAGAAGAAGAAGAACGCATCACATAAACCATCCCCCTACTTACTTGGCAAGCTCCGGAGGCATGAAGCCCTACAGAAGCGGTGCGGCCCTGGCACAGCCCCGTATAGAGCGGCGGTCTGGCAGCTCAAGTCCGGTAAGGGCGCTGCCGCCACGGACTGCCGCTACCTCGTTTCCATTAGCTACCGCGGCCTCGGCAATCGAATGCTCGCCACGGCTTCGGCCTTCCTCTACGCCGTGCTCACGGACCGTGTCCTCCTCGTCCACCAGTACAAGCATGACGTCGACGCCCTCTTCTGCGAGCCCTTCCCTGGGACAACATGGCTGCTACCCTCTGGATGGAGTTTCCCTCTAGGGCACCTCAGGGACTACGGCAGCGGCTCCAAAGAGAGCCTCGGCAACATGCTAAAAGCCAACGTCATCTCCGTGGGTGCCAACGGGAACGCGTCGTGGTCGGACAGCGGTGATCGCCGGCCACCGTTCGTCTACCTGCACCTCGAGGGCGGCTACGACTTCCACGACAAGCTCTTCTACTGCGACGAGCATCAGCGGCTCCTCCACGGCGCGCCGTGGTTGCTGATGAAGACGGACAGCTACCTCGTCCCGGGGCTCTTACTCGTCCCGTCATTCCAGGATGAGTTCGGCAGGATGTTCCCGGAGAAGGACATGGCGTTCTACCACCTCGGACGGTACCTGTTCCACCCGGTTAACTACGTCTGGCGCGCAGTCACTAGTTACTATCGCGCCAACCTCGCAGGCGCTGGCCAGCGCGTCGGCATACAGATCCGGGTGTTCCGGAAGAAGCAGACGCCGCTACAACACGTACTGGACCAGGTCCTCTCGTGCGTCCGCAGGGAGAAGCTTCTCCCGGAGATCACGTCGTCGTCTAATATCAACGCATCCGACCAGGCTGTCCTGGTCACTTCTCTGAGCTCGTGGTACTACGAGAGGATCAGGGAGGAGTACGGCGGTGGCAGGGTCGCCGGCGGCGTGCACCAACCGAGCCACGAGGGGCGGCAGAAGCGGGGGGACACGTCCCACGACAGGAGGGCGCTGAGCGAGATGTACCTGCTCAGCACCTGCGACGTGCTCGTCACCACCGGCTTCTCGACGTTCGGGTATGTCGCGCAGGGGCTCAGCGGGATACGGCCGTGGATCATGCCCAGCACACCCATGTGGTCCGAGTCCGACACGGCCGACACAAAGGTGGTGCCGGAACCACCGTGTGTGCGAGCTATGTCCGTCGAGCCGTGCTTCCACTCACCGTCCTACTATGACTGCACGGCGAGGAGGGACGTGGATGTGGGGAAGGTGGTGCCGTACGTGCGGCACTGTGAGGACGTGAGCTGGGGGATCAAGATTGCCAACCAAAGCAGCTAG